A genomic region of Lytechinus pictus isolate F3 Inbred chromosome 2, Lp3.0, whole genome shotgun sequence contains the following coding sequences:
- the LOC129271941 gene encoding uncharacterized protein LOC129271941 has product MLSFNKVHDVYSSEKGTNGSEATLSQASTSLWNERRRMRQVLRSVVSRNKVVEMSKLLSVLVVPLVVLIVLSGLSLDDNVKQWRSTERVGMALQYNKLISDTVIRLQVERGLSSTFLSGNRSSILVSNALEKNKERTDHTLNEMEPWPTAGLNASGRVYVSKQEFLADLDIHRTRVNGGGGGGNYLTVSGNIEYYTNINIGLLLSGIKTTVRSTNQELSSLLVAKDTLLFSVDLYGIERALGGAYYASCQLSDDDNAWFRAVHSQADVLISYSRSYFGDTDILIPKSAFLDELRNEIYANEDACAKYGDDNVSAYALYWFNNMTLFIEELADIVENTTDQILITNRGIRKESQLTVIVYSVVVSMIVIVCLSLGTWFVFQTNNLLSVVGSYAKELSEKTRELDAERKRADRLLYQMLPRYVADQLKMGLSVPAEHFECVTICFSDIVGFTSLAAVSSPLQVVNMLNGLYR; this is encoded by the coding sequence ATGCTTTCATTCAATAAAGTTCACGATGTGTACTCTTCTGAAAAAGGAACGAACGGCAGTGAAGCCACGCTATCACAGGCATCCACATCTCTTTGGAATGAAAGGAGAAGGATGAGACAGGTACTCCGTAGCGTTGTATCCAGAAACAAAGTTGTAGAGATGAGCAAACTACTCAGTGTCTTGGTAGTGCCTTTGGTGGTTCTTATCGTCCTCTCTGGTCTTAGTCTGGATGATAATGTAAAACAATGGCGGAGCACTGAACGGGTGGGCATGGCGCTTCAATACAACAAGTTGATAAGCGACACTGTGATAAGACTTCAAGTAGAACGTGGATTGTCTTCTACCTTTCTCAGTGGAAACAGAAGTAGTATTCTTGTCTCAAATGCTCTCGAAAAGAACAAAGAACGAACAGACCACACCCTTAATGAGATGGAACCTTGGCCGACTGCTGGATTGAACGCGAGTGGAAGGGTATATGTATCCAAGCAGGAGTTTTTGGCGGATCTGGATATTCATCGAACAAGAGTtaacggtggtggtggtggtgggaaTTATTTGACAGTATCAGGAAATATAGAATATTATACTAACATCAACATTGGTTTATTATTGAGCGGGATCAAGACCACCGTGAGATCCACCAACCAGGAGTTATCGTCACTTCTGGTGGCGAAAGACACCCTTCTCTTTTCTGTAGACCTATATGGTATTGAACGGGCTTTGGGTGGAGCCTATTACGCATCTTGCCAGTTatctgatgatgataatgcatGGTTCCGCGCTGTTCATTCACAGGCGGATGTCCTTATTAGCTACAGTAGATCTTACTTCGGGGATACCGACATCCTCATTCCCAAAAGTGCATTCCTGGATGAACTGCGGAACGAAATTTATGCAAATGAAGATGCTTGTGCAAAATATGGCGACGACAATGTATCTGCATACGCTCTCTACTGGTTTAACAACATGACGTTGTTCATTGAGGAGCTGGCTGATATTGTTGAAAATACTACTGATCAGATCCTTATCACCAATCGAGGAATCCGCAAGGAGTCTCAGCTTACAGTAATTGTATACTCAGTAGTAGTTTCTATGATTGTTATTGTGTGTCTTTCACTGGGTACGTGGTTTGTATTCCAAACCAACAACCTGCTCAGCGTTGTTGGTTCGTATGCTAAAGAACTTTCAGAAAAAACCAGAGAACTGGACGCTGAGAGAAAGCGTGCGGACCGATTACTTTATCAGATGCTGCCAAGGTATGTTGCTGATCAGTTGAAGATGGGCCTTTCAGTGCCAGCAGAACATTTTGAATGTGTTACTATTTGCTTCAGTGACATTGTTGGTTTCACCTCACTTGCTGCTGTCTCTTCTCCATTACAAGTGGTAAACATGCTGAATGGTCTCTATAGGTAA